Part of the Pedobacter sp. MC2016-14 genome is shown below.
ACGATGCGGTTACAAAGACAAGTGTATGGCTGATAGACAAGGCTATACTTCTGCCCGGTGACTTTGAGCTGGAGCTTAATAATTGCAAAATTAAATTATCGGACAAATGCAGGGATAATTTTATTAGATCTGCAAATGCGGGTTTGGGAATTAAGAATATTGAACCTTTAAGGAACATTAAGGTTGTTGGGATAGGTAATGTATTACTGGAAGGTGCGAGTAATCCTAGAGCTACTGGAGACCACAATAAAACGCTATCTACAAATCCGGCTGGGTATGCACAATCTTATGGCAGCGATGCAGGAAAGTCTGGTGAAAATCAAAAGGGTGGATGGCGAAATCATGCTATTATACTGGCCTATATAGATGTGTTTGAAATAAGTGGTATAACCTTGAAAGATTACCATGCGCATGGTTTGGTGTTGGAACGCAGTACCAATGGCACTGTTAAAGATATCACTTTTGAGGTGAGGCAGGCAGTTAATATTGCTGGCGTAGAAAAGCAGGTTTTAAATCAGGATGGCCTGGGCATACGTTTTGGATGTAAGAATATCATCATCACAAATTGTAAAGGGAAAAGTGGAGATGATTTTATCAATATCGGTTTAACTGACACGGGAGTAGCTGGTGGTGAAGAGAATGTAAATGTAGTAAGTGGTTCTGTTTACGCTGGCGAATTGGATAACATCTCCAATATTTACCTTCAGAACTGGCAGGACTTCTACTCCATTTCGCAC
Proteins encoded:
- a CDS encoding glycosyl hydrolase family 28 protein; protein product: MSIFNKALLMLCMCMYSFSFLFATEIRKSNETFISPNMYKTGSQSERIQRAINDAMKTTGKVVIPKYDAVTKTSVWLIDKAILLPGDFELELNNCKIKLSDKCRDNFIRSANAGLGIKNIEPLRNIKVVGIGNVLLEGASNPRATGDHNKTLSTNPAGYAQSYGSDAGKSGENQKGGWRNHAIILAYIDVFEISGITLKDYHAHGLVLERSTNGTVKDITFEVRQAVNIAGVEKQVLNQDGLGIRFGCKNIIITNCKGKSGDDFINIGLTDTGVAGGEENVNVVSGSVYAGELDNISNIYLQNWQDFYSISHRAIRIMSVGKLGISNVFIENMIINPLSKQGLVVEHAENVKGLMVRNIVSHHSIKAKGITEASFRDIFYIGEGVAIDIEKSDGVVVDNVKNIRKQK